The sequence ACTCTCAGCTGCAAAATGAATAACTCCTCTTATATCATACTCTTTAAAAATATATTCAACAAGTTCTTTATTGCAGATATTTCCTTTTATAAATTTATATCTTGGATGATTTTCTACCTCTTGTAAATTTTCCAAATCTCCTGCATAAGTTAGCACATCTAAATTTATTATATTATACTCTTGATACTTTTCTAAGAAATACGGAATAAAATTACTCCCTATAAATCCTGCTCCGCCGGTAATTAAAATAGTTTTGAGTTTTGAGTTTTGAGTTTTGAATTTATTTGACATTTTGTTCCTTTTTAAGGTTTTCTTGGGATGTTTTTACAATAGAAGTTAATATTTTTATAATTTCCTCAATATCATTTTGTAATGTAATAACATGATTTTCTGTTTTTGAAAGATAATCCGTTGCAATTAATAAATTGATCCAATATTTTGTTTCTCTTGCTTCTTTATTTGCTATTGCCATTTTTGAAATAAAATCTTTTTTACTTTGTGCTGATATTGCTTCATTGACATTTGATCCAATTGAAGTTCCACAACGAAGTAATTGTTTAGATATAGTATATTCTTTATAATTACTACACAAAAAATTATAAAGTTTTGCAATTCTAACTGCAAAATCAAAACTTTTTTTGTATATAGTATTTTCATTCATAACTCATACCTCAAAACTCAACATTTTTTTTAAACTTTCTCTCCAATAAGGAATTTCAATATTAAATTCTTTTTTTATTTTGTTTTTATTAAGCACTGAGTAATAAGGTCTTTTTGCCGGTGTAGGATAATCTTTTGTTTCAATTGGATTTATTTTTATATCAATACTCTTTATATCAAATATAGCCTTTGCAAAATCATACCAACTGCATATACCTTCGTTGCTAAAATGAAAAATTTCTGCTTTAAAATTATTTAATTTTTCATAATTTTTATCAATTATTTCTAAAATAGCTTTTGCTAAATCTCTTGCATAAGTAGGAGTTCCTACCTGGTCAAATACTACATTAAGTTCACTTCTGTCTTTTAATCTCAGCATTGTTTTTACAAAATTGTGTCCAAAAGTACTATAAACCCAAGATGTTCTTATTATAATACCTCTTGCACCACTATTTATAAAAGCCTCTTCACCTTTTAATTTTGTAAGTCCATAAATTCCCTGAGGATTTGTTTTATAATCCTCTTTATATGGTTTATAATTTTTTCCATCAAATACATAATCAGTAGAAATATGTATTAAAGTAATATCATTTTCTTTTGAAATATTAGCTAAATATTTAACTGCTTGATGATTAATCAAATCAGAAAGTTCTTTTTCCTCTTCTGCTTTATCTACTGCTGTGTATGCAGCACAGTTAATAATTAAATCAATATCTTTTTCTTTTACAAATTTTTCAATTTCTTCTTTTTTCGTAATATCAAGTTTATCTTTATCAGTAAAGAAAAATGTTAAATGTTTGATGTTAGATGTTAAATTGTTTTTTACTAAATATTTTATTTCACTACCTAATTGACCATTTGCTCCAGTTACTAAAACATTCATTGAACATCCTCGTATAAATCAACATATTCAAAAATTTCAGCATCTTTAAGTAAAGGAGCGTTTTTATCTTTTTCTGATACAAGTATTTTATCTTTTGGAAAATTCCAATTAATATTAATATCAGGATCATCAAATCTTATATTTCTGTCATATTCAGGTGCATAATAATTATCTACTTTATAAGTAAAGATAGCTTCATCACTTGTAACTAAAAATCCATGAGCAAATCCTCTTGGTATAAAAAGCTGTTTTTTATTATCTTCACTAAGCTCTACTGCTACATATTTTCCAAATGTAGATGAGCCTTTTCTTATATCTACAGCTACATCTATTACACTTCCTTTTATTACTCTTACTAATTTACTTTGTGCAAATGGAGGTAACTGATAATGAAGTCCTCTTAAAACACCTCTTTTACTTTTAGACTCATTGTCTTGAATAAAATTTATTTTCCTAACATTTTTTTCAAATATATCTTGCCTAAAAGTTTCCATAAAATAACCTCTATTATCTCCAAAAACTTTTAGCTCTATTATTACAACATCAGGAATTTTGGTTTTTATAATTTTCATTTTTTGCCTTCTTTTGCAATTTTTAAAAGATATTGTCCATATCCAGTTTTTTTAAGAGGTGTTGCTAACTCTTTTAATTTTTCCTTATCTATCCAACCATTTAAATATGCTATCTCTTCAATACAGCCAACTTTAAGGCCTGTTCTTTTTTCTATAGCTCTTATAAAATCACTTGCATCAAGTAAACTATCATGTGTCCCTGTATCAAACCATGCATATCCTCTACCAAGCAATTCTACTTTTAATCTATCTTCTTTTAAATACATCTCATTTATAGATGTAATTTCAAGCTCTCCTCTATCACTTGGTTTTACTTTATGAGCTTTTTTTATAACATCATTTGGATAAAAATAAAGCCCTACCACTGCATAATTACTTTTTGGATTTTTTGGTTTTTCTTCTATTGAAATAACCTTCCCGTTTTCATCAAACTCTACTACTCCATATCTTTCAGGGTCATTTACATAATACCCAAAAACTGTTGCTTTATTTTCATTTTTAATATTTTCTACCGCATTTTTTAAAACTTCAGTAAGTCCATGTCCAAAAAATACATTGTCTCCTAATACTAAACATACATCATCATTACCTATAAACTCTTCTCCAATGATAAACGCTTCCGCAAGTCCCCTTGGCTCATTTTGTATTTTATACTCTATATTCAGTTCTATTTGGCTTCCATCTCCAAAAAGCATTTTATAATTATCAATATACTCCGGATTTGAAATAATTAAAATATCTTTTATTCCGCTTAACATCAATACACTTAATGGATAATAAATCATAGGCTTGTCATAAAGTGGCAGTAACTGTTTTGAAATTCCTTTTGTAATCGGATATAACCTTGTTCCACTTCCCCCTGCTAATATTATTCCTTTCATCTAATCCCTCTCATAAATATCTCTGCTATAAACTTTATCTTTAAATTTCTCTAAATCTTTTTCCATCCTGTTAGCTAAAATTATATCACATTTTTCAAGTTCGTTTAAATCATTTGTCACTTTAATTCCATCTATTTCTTTTTCAATTGCAGCTGGTTCGTAAATTATCATTTCCACAAAAGGTTTTAACATTTCCATAATATCAAATATTGCACTACTTCTGAAATTATCACTTCCGGCTTTCATAATAAGTCTATAAATTCCTACTTTTTTAGGGTTTTTGTCAAGTATCTGTTTTGCAATGTGTTCTTTTCTAAGTACATTTGATTCAACAATTGCTTCCATTAATTTTTGAGGAATATTGTCTATTGTATAATTTGCTAAAAGCTGCTTAGTATCTTTTGGAAGACAGTATCCTCCATAGCCAAAGCTTGGGTTATTATAATGCATCCCTATTCTTGGATCTAAACATACACCTTCTATTATTTCTTTAGCAATAGGTCACAGGGGTCGCATCTCAACATTTGACATTCATTTCCTCTCCATCTCTTTTGTCGTTTTTTCTACCATTCCTTGGGTTATTTTATCTTTTCTCATTTCTTTTTCAAATCTTTTTACAGTTTGAGATACAGCAGAATAATCGATATTAAACAGTTCACCAATTTCTTTCAATGATAAAGGTGTGTATTTTTTTAGAAGATATAGGGTTAATTTTCGGTAAATATTGCCTTTGATTTTTTTAAAGATTATGTTTTGTTTTATATTAAACTGAGTTGATACAGCATTAATCACACGTTCTTTTGGTAGTAAGTTTTCACCTTTTATATGACTTATTTCCCTGTTTGAACTCAATTTGGATATCTTCTCTTTTATCTTTTCTATAAATTTTTCACTACCTAAAGCTAAATTCTTATAACTTTTTTCAAGGGGATTTTTAAGATCTGCATTCTCTATAACATACTTCATATATTGTTTTTGAGCCTGTTCTTCATTATCTGAAAAATTGCTTAATATAAATGACACATCAAGTCTTTTTACGAGAGGGCTTTTTTTGCCGATATAATCTAAGAAACTTGAAAAATGATAGTTATCCGGATCATCAACCATACCAGCTCTTGCAGGATTTAGATGAATGTAGGCTGATAAAACTAATGCATAGCTATCCGCATCAACAACAATGGATTTATATCTACCCTGAAATATAGAGCCTACAAGTTTATATTTTGCCCTAAACCAGTTGGCATAAGATGTATTGAGATAATGCATGCCCTCTGAGATGTTTGCAGATGGCGTTTTTATAAACAGATGATAGTGGTTATCCATAAGGCAGTAGGCGTAACATACAAAAGAGTATTTTTCAAAGGTTTCATTCATTTTGTCTATAAAGACATATTTATCCTTATCAGAATAAAAGATATTTTCTCTTCTAATGCCTCTTGCGGTTATATGGTAGAATGCATTCTCAAAAGAAATTCTCAAAGGTCGTGCTATAACAGAGGGCAAAGTATCATAAGATTGAGTGAATGTCAAATGTTGAGATTTGACCCCCTATATTCTTTTTTGCCGTATGGGCCAAGATGATGGGTGATGAGATTATGACAACAGCTATGCTTGATAGATTACTACACCATGCCCATATTTTTACACTTGATGGTGAATCTTACAGACTATCAAATAGAAAGGAGGTTGGAACCATCTGAATGTGTGGGGATTCTATTTTCCAAAGGGGTGTGAATTCTGTTTTCTGCTAAAGCTACAATAAACTCCCCACCAAAAGGGCTTATAAATTCCCCACCCTTTTGGTAGCATGCCCTAATCTTTTTAAAAGATGGAGGGTAAATAAAATTGTTGGGGGTTTGTATGTATTACTCGGTAAAAGCACTACTGAGTATTGGGAAAAATGTCTCACAGATTGCAAGAGAGCTAAAGATTGACAGGAAAACAGTCAGAAAGATTAAGAAAAAGGTAGAAAACGGAG comes from Hippea maritima DSM 10411 and encodes:
- a CDS encoding four helix bundle protein; the protein is MNENTIYKKSFDFAVRIAKLYNFLCSNYKEYTISKQLLRCGTSIGSNVNEAISAQSKKDFISKMAIANKEARETKYWINLLIATDYLSKTENHVITLQNDIEEIIKILTSIVKTSQENLKKEQNVK
- the rfbD gene encoding dTDP-4-dehydrorhamnose reductase, whose amino-acid sequence is MNVLVTGANGQLGSEIKYLVKNNLTSNIKHLTFFFTDKDKLDITKKEEIEKFVKEKDIDLIINCAAYTAVDKAEEEKELSDLINHQAVKYLANISKENDITLIHISTDYVFDGKNYKPYKEDYKTNPQGIYGLTKLKGEEAFINSGARGIIIRTSWVYSTFGHNFVKTMLRLKDRSELNVVFDQVGTPTYARDLAKAILEIIDKNYEKLNNFKAEIFHFSNEGICSWYDFAKAIFDIKSIDIKINPIETKDYPTPAKRPYYSVLNKNKIKKEFNIEIPYWRESLKKMLSFEV
- the rfbC gene encoding dTDP-4-dehydrorhamnose 3,5-epimerase → MKIIKTKIPDVVIIELKVFGDNRGYFMETFRQDIFEKNVRKINFIQDNESKSKRGVLRGLHYQLPPFAQSKLVRVIKGSVIDVAVDIRKGSSTFGKYVAVELSEDNKKQLFIPRGFAHGFLVTSDEAIFTYKVDNYYAPEYDRNIRFDDPDININWNFPKDKILVSEKDKNAPLLKDAEIFEYVDLYEDVQ
- the rfbA gene encoding glucose-1-phosphate thymidylyltransferase RfbA, coding for MKGIILAGGSGTRLYPITKGISKQLLPLYDKPMIYYPLSVLMLSGIKDILIISNPEYIDNYKMLFGDGSQIELNIEYKIQNEPRGLAEAFIIGEEFIGNDDVCLVLGDNVFFGHGLTEVLKNAVENIKNENKATVFGYYVNDPERYGVVEFDENGKVISIEEKPKNPKSNYAVVGLYFYPNDVIKKAHKVKPSDRGELEITSINEMYLKEDRLKVELLGRGYAWFDTGTHDSLLDASDFIRAIEKRTGLKVGCIEEIAYLNGWIDKEKLKELATPLKKTGYGQYLLKIAKEGKK
- a CDS encoding transposase — translated: MRISFENAFYHITARGIRRENIFYSDKDKYVFIDKMNETFEKYSFVCYAYCLMDNHYHLFIKTPSANISEGMHYLNTSYANWFRAKYKLVGSIFQGRYKSIVVDADSYALVLSAYIHLNPARAGMVDDPDNYHFSSFLDYIGKKSPLVKRLDVSFILSNFSDNEEQAQKQYMKYVIENADLKNPLEKSYKNLALGSEKFIEKIKEKISKLSSNREISHIKGENLLPKERVINAVSTQFNIKQNIIFKKIKGNIYRKLTLYLLKKYTPLSLKEIGELFNIDYSAVSQTVKRFEKEMRKDKITQGMVEKTTKEMERK